TCCAAACGACCTCAGTAGGGAGGACTAATTTTGAAAGCAATTTTACTCAGCGTGGGTGTCATGCTGGTTTGTGTTGTGGTTTTAGTGTTAGGGCAATTAGGCAATAAACAAGATACTGCCATTGCTGCTAATTTGACTCAATCGCAATCATCGCCCACTACCATTACAAAAAACGATACTCTAATAGCGAACAACACTATGTCTGATAAAAATGTTGTCACTACTTCCTCTGGGCTGAAATACGTTGAAATCAAAGAGGGAACAGGGGCAACTCCTCAGTCTGGCCAAACAGTTGTAGTTCACTACACTGGCACTTTAGAAGATGGTACTCAGTTTGATAGTTCCCGTGATCGCGGCCGTCCTTTTAGCTTTCAAATCGGAGTAGGACAAGTGATCAAAGGTTGGGACGAAGGACTTAGCACAATGAAAGTTGGGGGTCAACGTGAGTTGATTATCCCCGCAGAGTTAGGCTATGGTTCCCGTGGTGCAGGTGGCGTAATTCCACCTAACGCTACCCTAATTTTTGATGTGGAATTGCTTGATGTTAAATAAAGTCTGAAGTCTGAAGTATGAAGTCTGAAAATTTTATACTTTCAGACTTTATACTTCAGAATTTAGTAATTTGGTCTTGCTAGGTTTTTAAACTTGGTATATTGCGGGTCGAATAACAATTTCACTGTACCTGTTGGGCCGTTGCGGTGCTTTGCTACTATGACTTCAGCAATGCCGCGATCGGGCGTATCTGGTGAATAATATTCATCGCGGTATAGCATAATCACCAAATCCGCATCTTGCTCGATAGAGTTGTGAACAATAATATTATTGGCTACAAAATTGTGTAAGCCAGTAACAGTCAAATCAAATACTTCTTCTTCTCCACTTAATTCAATTGAAACTATTTCGTCCCAATAAACATCGCTATTAGCCAGGAATAAAAGTTCATTTGATTGAACAAGTTTGGCTACTTTTAATGCTCTTTCTCGACTTAAATTCGCTTTGTAAAGCGTAGAGCCACAATAAGATGTTCTTAGGGAGGAATGTAATAGCCTTGTGGTTAAACCAACACTTGGCATTGCGGGTACAACAAGTGTTTTCCAAACATCTTTGGGAATGACATCTCTGTTAGGGTTATGAATTGAGTTTTGCAAGTGTTGAGCAATTTGTTGTAATGAACTTAGCTTATATTCTCCTACTGCTCTAACTTTTTGGATAAATAACTCAAGGTCAGGCTTACCAGTAATTGTTACATGATATTGGTTTCTACCTTTGCAAATTTGAGGAATTATCTTGACCTTGGCATTAATACCAAGCCTTAACAAAAGCGTTTGTACATCAAAAGCTAGTCTCTCGCTACTGCTGGCATAATAAGCAACAGGTCTTGGTTTTTTACCAGCAACTAATTTAATACAACCATCTGTACTCCAAAGGTGTCGTAAAAAGTAGGCTATTAACTCTTGTGGTTGTGAGAATAATTCTTGAGGTACAAATTTTTCGTAAGACCTTAAACCAAACACTCCGAGGGAATCTAACCATTTAGCAATAGGATTCCTCACATTATGAGTAAGACGTTGTGCTGCGGATAAATAAACTTGATACCAGTCTCGTTCAGGCGAGATTTTAGGAACAATTGAATCTCCAAAAACTTCTCTGGCTAAGAAAGCAACATTCTCTGCTAAATCTATCTCTCTAGTTGTGTACTGTATAGCATGACGTGGGAGTGTACAGCCATCACCAATTAAATGTCCTAATAATGCAACCTCGGCATAGGTCATTGTTTGTTTACCAGAGATAGGAATCTGTCTTGGTAAACATAGATGTTGTTTAAGATTTAATTCATCAAGTCTTCTCCAGCCATTAATAGTTAAAAATTTATGATTAGCTGTGGCACGAATTTTCCGTCCTAATCGAGTTTTTAGGGTAAATACAGGCTTGATTCCTGTAGAAAAAGCATGACTAACAATTGCCCTTTCTAATTGCATTGTGGATTCATTCAATGCCCAAACAGCAAAACCAGATTTACCAACTAATTCTTTAATTGGTACTTGTAATCCACTATCTGCCAACGTAATTAAACTATCACCTGTTAAACAACCTGATTCTCTCAAATCAGATAACATCGGACGCTTGTTGGTACGTGCTTCTACGCCGCGACTTAACTGGGATAAAGCAATTACAGGCACAGATAATTCACGGGCTAAACCTTTGAGACTTCGCGTAATGCGAGATAATTCTTGTACGCGGTTATCACCTGCACCTTCCATTAATTGCAAGTAATCTATGACAATCAAGCCTA
This window of the Nostoc sp. HK-01 genome carries:
- a CDS encoding FKBP-type peptidylprolyl isomerase; the protein is MKAILLSVGVMLVCVVVLVLGQLGNKQDTAIAANLTQSQSSPTTITKNDTLIANNTMSDKNVVTTSSGLKYVEIKEGTGATPQSGQTVVVHYTGTLEDGTQFDSSRDRGRPFSFQIGVGQVIKGWDEGLSTMKVGGQRELIIPAELGYGSRGAGGVIPPNATLIFDVELLDVK